The DNA segment AATTATGAGCGCCTGCAACTTTTGCGTGAATTTGCTTCCAACCACAAGGTGTATGTGGTGCTAAAGGGCGCCAACACCTCAACCGCTACTCCGGATGGCGATGTGTTTTTCAATACCACCGGCAACTCAGGAATGGCCACTGCGGGTAGTGGCGATAGCCTTACCGGAATCATAGCATCGCTTCGTGCCCAGGGCTATGCTGCGCGCGATGCAGCAGTTATCGGAGTGTTCCTTCATGGAAGGGCGGGCGACCTGGCCGCACTGGAGCACGGTGAACATGCCTTGATTGCCTCACATATCACACAGTTTCTCGGCAATGCATTTTTATCGCTTAATTTGCCCCAAAATTAGCGCGGTGCGTTTCAGATTTCACGGCTTTGTTCTGCTTGTTTTTCTGCTTTCCTGTAAAGAGGAACGCCGGCCTGCTCGCGGTGTGGCTGCACCTTCGGCCAAAAACGTGCGAATCCAGTTTATGGACGTGGAAAAATCGCGCGTGCCATACGGTGATACTTTGTGGGTGACACTTGAGGTGGATGATCCGGAAGAGGTGGTGAGAATCAATCTCCATGTTACCCGGGGGCGGGTTCCCATGGTTCAGCGCGACGACTACACCTTTGGAATTCCCACCCTTGAGATGGGAGGTGGGCAACACGGCCTGAGAGCCGAAGCGATGCTTGCCGATAGCAGCTTGCTCAGGGGATCCGCGTCTGTGAGGGTGGTACTTCCCGAAGCTCCCCCAGAGTGGAGCTTTCGATTGATTGATACTTACCCTCACGACATCAAGTCATACACGCAGGGACTGGTGTACCATGAGGGAGTATTGTTTGAAAGCGCCGGACAATACGGAAAATCGGATGTGCGAAAAGTGGCGCTGGAAACAGGCGAAGTCCTGCTGAGAAAGCCCCTCGATGCCGAGTTTTTTGCGGAAGGCCTGGCACTTGCGGACGGTGAATTGTTTCAGCTCACATGGCGCGAACGAACCGTATTTGTGTACGACCTCGCAACACTCAATCAGCAGCGCCGGTTTGGATTTGATTTTGGAAACGGCGAAGGTTGGGGTTTGGCATGGACAGGCGAGCATTTTGTTTTTTCGGACGGCTCGGCAGATTTGTATCTTCTGCGTCCCGAAGATTGGTCTGTGGAAAGGCAAATTCGGGTATTTGACCATCAGGGCGATGTGATTCGCCTCAATGAACTCGAATACGTGGATGGAAAGATCTATGCCAACATGCTCGATGACGAGCGCATTGCGGTGATTGATGTGGAATCGGGAGCCGTGCAGGCCTACTGGAATCTGGCCGGAATTCTAGACAAGCGCAAGGTGCAGCATCGCGTGGACGTGATGAATGGCATTGCATATCGCCCGGATACCCGAACCTTTCTGATTACAGGAAAACTGTGGCCAAGTATGTTTGAAGTGGTGCCGGTTCTCTAACGGGGCAGGGCTTAGCCCAACACATCCAGCGAACCAATTCCCTCCCGCACCAACTCAACCGAACCCGAGGTGCAGTCGAAAATGGTGGACGCATGCAGGTTACCAAATCCGCCATTGATAACGAGGTCAACCTGGTTGCTGTATTTCTCGTGAATCAATTCGGGGTCGGTGGTGTATTCCAGAATTTCGTCATCGTCGTGCACTGAGGTTGAGATAATGGGGTTGCCCAACACGCGCACAATCTCCCTCGGAATGTTGTTGTCCGGCACCCGGATTCCCACGGTCTTTTTCTTGCTCTGAAAGATTTTGGGAACCTGACCACTGGCATTCAGAATAAAAGTGTAAGCTCCTGGCAGGGCCTTTTTCATCAGCTTAAATACTGTGTTGTCAAGTGGTTTGGTGTATTCCGATATTTGGCTGAGGTCGTAGCAAATCACTGAGAAATTCGCCTTGTCGAGCTTGATGTTTTTAATGCGCGCCACTTTTTCGAGCGCCTTGATGTTCATCAAATCGCAGCCGATGGTGTACACGGTATCGGTAGGGTAGATGATTACACCGCCTTTGCGTAAAACATCAACCACCTGATCAATGCGCTTGGGGTCCGGGTTGTCGGGATGAATGTTGATAAGCATAGAAAAGGTTTTGAATAAAAGCAGTTAATCGGGATTTCTGAGATCGTGCAAATGTGAGCCAATCTGACTGACAATAAGTGAAGCGCCAACAACAATGGCGAGCCACCCACTCTTGTTTTCATCCCAGGTAATGCCGTAATGGTTGAGTGATATAACGCCGTAAAAGAGGATGAACACACCGGCAATAATGAGTATAGCCCGGAGTAGTGGCAGACTGCGCGTGAACGATTGAATGGACGCCCACATCTTTATCAGGCTTTTACCGCATTGCTTTTGGCGTGGTCGGCCAGGAATTTAGCCAGACCAATATCCGTAAGCGGATGATTGAGCAGGGCAGTTATGGCCGAAAGGGGTGCAGTGATCACGTCGGCACCGATCTGCGCACATTCCATAATGTGCATGGGGTGACGCACTGAAGCCGCAAGTATTTCGGTAGTGTAGCCGTAGTTGTCGTAAATAGTACGGATTTCCTCAATCAGGTTTAGACCATCGGTTGAGATGTCATCCAATCGTCCGATAAAAGGCGAAACATAGGTTGCACCTGCCTTGGCCGCCAGCAGCGCCTGTCCGGCAGAAAAAACCAGGGTGCAATTGGTGCGGATGCCTTTCTCACTGAAATACTTCAAAGCCTTTACACCCTCGCGGATCATGGGCACTTTCACCACGATGTTTTCGTGCAGTTGGGCAAGTTTTTCACCTTCGCTAATAATGCCTTCAAAATCGGTGGAGATTACCTCGGCACTTACGTCACCATCTACAATATCGCAAATGTCAATGTAGTGCTGCATCACCCTGTCGTTGCCCGAAATGCCTTCTTTGGCCATCAGCGAGGGGTTGGTGGTAACGCCGTCGAGCACACCCAG comes from the Cryomorphaceae bacterium genome and includes:
- a CDS encoding threonylcarbamoyl-AMP synthase — encoded protein: MLINIHPDNPDPKRIDQVVDVLRKGGVIIYPTDTVYTIGCDLMNIKALEKVARIKNIKLDKANFSVICYDLSQISEYTKPLDNTVFKLMKKALPGAYTFILNASGQVPKIFQSKKKTVGIRVPDNNIPREIVRVLGNPIISTSVHDDDEILEYTTDPELIHEKYSNQVDLVINGGFGNLHASTIFDCTSGSVELVREGIGSLDVLG
- the fsa gene encoding fructose-6-phosphate aldolase; this encodes MKFFIDTANLNDIREAHDLGVLDGVTTNPSLMAKEGISGNDRVMQHYIDICDIVDGDVSAEVISTDFEGIISEGEKLAQLHENIVVKVPMIREGVKALKYFSEKGIRTNCTLVFSAGQALLAAKAGATYVSPFIGRLDDISTDGLNLIEEIRTIYDNYGYTTEILAASVRHPMHIMECAQIGADVITAPLSAITALLNHPLTDIGLAKFLADHAKSNAVKA